From one Sorangium aterium genomic stretch:
- a CDS encoding 3-oxoacyl-ACP synthase III family protein, with product MTSDARNPRARILGTGRSLPLAAPTSEAQAGAPADGAAGDPGASDERRRVAPGERTSDLAARAAKAALEAAGIGPRDLEMIILATSSGDAPMPATAVYVQQKLGAEHIPSFDLSASLTGFLYGLSVANQFVTARTMKHVLVIGADLLSRRLDPRDRAAAQLFGDGAGAVVIGPATGDGRGILSVGLRADGKKADVLQVPGGGSAEPLTVERLADRRQYLRVKQPELRQAAEEHLGADALSAVAAAGLAPADVDWVIPHHADPHLVALLAERLGCPPERVLGAVDGASAAGACAGSVAMALDEALRDGRILPGNHVLLCALGGGLTWGSAVLRV from the coding sequence ATGACGTCCGATGCCAGAAATCCACGCGCGCGCATCCTCGGCACAGGCCGCTCCCTGCCGCTCGCCGCTCCGACGAGCGAGGCGCAGGCGGGCGCGCCGGCGGACGGCGCGGCGGGCGACCCTGGCGCGAGCGACGAGCGGCGCCGCGTCGCGCCCGGCGAGAGGACGAGCGACCTGGCGGCGCGGGCGGCGAAGGCGGCGCTCGAAGCGGCCGGCATCGGGCCGCGCGACCTCGAGATGATCATCCTCGCCACCTCGAGCGGCGACGCGCCGATGCCGGCGACCGCGGTGTACGTGCAGCAGAAGCTCGGCGCCGAGCACATCCCGTCGTTCGACCTCTCCGCGTCGCTGACGGGCTTCCTCTACGGGCTGTCGGTGGCGAACCAGTTCGTGACGGCCCGGACCATGAAGCACGTGCTCGTCATCGGCGCGGACCTGCTCTCCCGCCGCCTGGATCCGCGGGACAGGGCCGCTGCCCAGCTGTTCGGCGACGGCGCCGGCGCGGTGGTGATCGGGCCGGCGACCGGCGACGGGCGCGGGATCCTCAGCGTCGGCTTGCGCGCCGACGGGAAGAAGGCCGATGTGCTCCAGGTGCCCGGCGGAGGATCCGCGGAGCCGCTCACCGTGGAGCGGCTCGCCGACCGGCGGCAATACCTGCGCGTGAAGCAGCCCGAGCTGCGGCAGGCCGCGGAGGAGCACCTCGGGGCCGACGCCCTCTCGGCGGTCGCCGCCGCCGGGCTTGCGCCCGCGGACGTCGACTGGGTGATCCCGCACCACGCCGACCCGCACCTCGTCGCCCTCCTCGCCGAGCGCCTCGGGTGCCCGCCTGAGCGCGTCCTCGGCGCGGTCGACGGCGCCAGCGCGGCCGGGGCCTGCGCGGGCTCGGTCGCCATGGCGCTCGACGAGGCGCTCCGCGACGGCCGGATCCTGCCCGGAAATCACGTGCTGCTGTGCGCGCTCGGCGGCGGCCTCACGTGGGGCAGCGCCGTGCTCCGCGTCTGA